A stretch of the Chlorobiota bacterium genome encodes the following:
- a CDS encoding GlsB/YeaQ/YmgE family stress response membrane protein: MGIIYSIIIGGIAGALAKLIMPGKDGGGILMTIVLGVAGSLFMTFIGKAIGWYDAPGEKAGLITSIIGAVVLLFGYRFYLSKKSGS, encoded by the coding sequence ATGGGTATTATTTATTCAATTATTATTGGAGGAATTGCAGGTGCTTTAGCAAAGTTAATTATGCCAGGCAAAGACGGTGGTGGAATTCTAATGACTATTGTGCTTGGAGTTGCAGGTTCTTTGTTTATGACATTCATTGGCAAAGCCATAGGATGGTATGATGCTCCTGGAGAGAAAGCAGGGTTGATAACATCTATTATTGGTGCTGTTGTTTTACTGTTTGGCTATAGATTTTATTTATCTAAGAAAAGTGGTTCATAA
- the polA gene encoding DNA polymerase I — protein MKFFIIDGMALLFRSYYAMMSMPLTSKDGEPTGATFGFISAILRILETEKPDAITVAWDSAEATFRHHQYEAYKANRIEFPSEMIPQLERTKQILESLNIVSIVKPGVEADDIAGTLAKIAAKEGHIVYCVTQDKDFMQLVEESISIYKLGKLGSDVEIISYNEVEKKFGVTPDKVIDVLALIGDASDNIPGVKGVGEKTAIPLIQQYGSLENVYENIEEITKKSLKEKLIINRDMAFLSKELVTIKIDVTLNETIEDLKTNEPNLPKLIPIFKRLGFNSLISRLATKYPDVIEILKNLSSDSHSIDQTQTEISSTPKINRSINDTQHTYKTIKTSSEIDELVDYLQKSEYLCFDTETDSLDKNNMNVIGIAFSTKVGEGFYIPIALEFTIITSGAGTLFAKEESKFSDGLQLETVIEKLKPVFENDNIKKIAHNAKFDMLLLKRYGIEVSSLFFDTMIAGYILDSTQGIKMDTMSTKYLYYQPIPISDLIGIKGERSMKEVDLDIVSEYSCEDADITLQLFNVLLPELKKESLYTLAETYDFPLVQVLTKMESIGIKIDTSALSEISELLEKTAKNLESEIHDIAGRPFTISSPKQLAEVLFEDLKLPVNKKNKTGYSTDQFVLEELSEIHPLPEKILEYRQAVKLKNTYVDALPELINNRTGRLHTSYNQALVSTGRLSSNNPNLQNIPIRSKLGQEIRKAFIPGIPNAVLVSADYSQIELRIMAHVCGDEAMVTAFKNGEDIHSATAMKVFGVSKEEVTPNMRRKAKEVNFGIMYGIGAFGLGRRLKIPRSEASEIIKSYFDKFPGVHKYMTDTVESARTKGYVETLSGRRRKYDNINARNAASRAADERAAINMPIQGTASDIIRKAMIDLHFNLPEAFPNANMLLQVHDELIFEVPISESESLSNFVKDKMENAFSLGEVPIIVDTGFGSNWYEAHL, from the coding sequence ATGAAATTTTTTATAATAGATGGGATGGCTCTTCTTTTTAGGAGCTATTACGCCATGATGTCTATGCCACTAACTTCTAAAGATGGTGAACCAACTGGTGCAACATTTGGCTTTATATCAGCAATTTTAAGAATTCTTGAAACCGAAAAACCAGATGCAATTACAGTGGCTTGGGATAGTGCTGAAGCCACTTTCAGGCATCATCAATACGAGGCTTATAAAGCAAATAGAATTGAATTTCCCTCTGAAATGATTCCTCAACTTGAAAGAACTAAACAAATTCTTGAATCATTAAATATTGTTTCAATTGTGAAGCCTGGTGTTGAAGCAGATGATATTGCTGGTACATTAGCTAAAATAGCTGCAAAAGAAGGACATATAGTTTATTGCGTTACTCAGGATAAAGATTTCATGCAGTTAGTTGAAGAAAGTATTTCTATCTATAAATTAGGTAAACTGGGAAGTGATGTTGAGATAATTTCTTACAACGAAGTAGAGAAAAAATTTGGTGTTACCCCCGACAAAGTGATTGATGTTTTAGCTTTAATTGGTGATGCTTCAGATAACATACCAGGTGTTAAAGGAGTTGGTGAAAAGACAGCGATACCTTTAATTCAGCAATATGGTTCCCTTGAAAATGTTTATGAAAATATAGAAGAGATTACAAAAAAATCGCTAAAAGAAAAACTTATCATTAATCGTGATATGGCTTTTTTGAGTAAGGAGCTTGTAACAATTAAAATTGATGTTACATTAAATGAAACAATTGAAGATTTAAAAACTAATGAACCTAACCTTCCTAAACTGATTCCAATATTCAAAAGATTAGGTTTTAATTCTTTAATCTCAAGGTTAGCTACTAAGTACCCAGATGTTATTGAAATATTAAAAAACCTTTCTTCAGATTCACACTCAATTGATCAAACTCAAACTGAAATATCTTCAACTCCAAAAATTAATAGATCTATTAATGATACTCAACATACCTATAAAACAATTAAAACTTCATCTGAAATTGATGAATTAGTTGATTACTTACAAAAGTCAGAATATTTATGTTTCGATACGGAAACTGATTCATTAGATAAAAATAATATGAATGTAATTGGTATTGCTTTTTCAACAAAAGTTGGTGAAGGTTTTTATATTCCAATTGCTTTAGAATTTACAATTATAACTTCAGGAGCTGGTACTCTTTTTGCAAAGGAAGAGTCTAAGTTTAGTGATGGGCTTCAATTAGAAACTGTTATAGAAAAACTTAAACCTGTTTTTGAAAATGATAACATTAAAAAAATTGCTCATAATGCAAAGTTTGATATGCTACTTTTAAAAAGATATGGTATAGAAGTTAGTTCATTATTTTTTGATACAATGATTGCAGGATATATTTTAGATTCTACACAAGGTATTAAAATGGATACTATGTCAACTAAATATTTATATTATCAACCAATACCTATTAGTGATTTAATTGGAATTAAAGGAGAGAGAAGTATGAAAGAAGTGGATTTAGATATTGTATCAGAATATTCATGTGAAGATGCTGATATTACTTTACAACTTTTTAATGTATTACTTCCTGAACTTAAAAAAGAAAGTTTATATACACTCGCAGAAACTTATGATTTCCCTTTAGTACAAGTTCTTACTAAAATGGAGAGTATTGGAATTAAAATTGATACATCAGCTTTAAGTGAAATTTCAGAATTGTTAGAAAAAACTGCAAAAAATTTAGAGTCAGAAATTCACGATATCGCAGGAAGACCATTCACAATAAGCTCACCAAAACAACTTGCTGAAGTATTATTTGAAGATTTAAAATTACCAGTAAATAAAAAAAATAAAACTGGATATAGTACAGATCAATTTGTACTTGAAGAATTATCTGAAATTCATCCATTACCAGAAAAAATTTTGGAATATCGTCAGGCAGTAAAGTTAAAAAATACATATGTTGATGCACTACCAGAATTAATAAACAATAGAACTGGAAGGCTACACACAAGTTATAATCAAGCTTTGGTCTCAACTGGAAGATTGTCTTCTAATAATCCAAACTTACAAAATATTCCAATAAGAAGTAAACTTGGTCAGGAAATCAGAAAAGCCTTTATACCTGGAATACCAAATGCTGTTTTAGTATCGGCTGATTATTCACAGATTGAATTAAGAATAATGGCTCATGTATGCGGTGATGAGGCAATGGTTACTGCTTTTAAAAATGGTGAAGATATTCACTCTGCAACTGCAATGAAAGTTTTTGGTGTATCTAAAGAAGAAGTAACACCAAATATGAGACGAAAAGCAAAGGAAGTAAATTTTGGAATTATGTATGGTATTGGTGCATTTGGATTGGGTAGAAGGCTTAAGATACCAAGGTCAGAAGCTAGTGAAATTATTAAATCATATTTTGATAAATTCCCTGGAGTGCATAAATATATGACTGATACAGTAGAATCTGCAAGGACAAAAGGATATGTTGAAACTTTGTCTGGAAGGAGAAGAAAATATGATAATATAAATGCAAGAAATGCTGCTTCAAGGGCTGCAGATGAAAGAGCAGCAATTAATATGCCAATTCAAGGAACTGCTAGTGATATAATAAGAAAGGCTATGATAGACTTACATTTCAATTTGCCAGAAGCATTTCCGAATGCTAATATGCTATTACAAGTTCATGATGAACTTATTTTTGAAGTTCCAATTAGTGAATCAGAAAGCTTGTCAAATTTTGTTAAAGATAAAATGGAAAATGCTTTTTCACTTGGTGAAGTACCAATTATTGTGGATACAGGTTTTGGTAGTAATTGGTATGAAGCACATCTTTAA
- a CDS encoding PQQ-dependent sugar dehydrogenase, giving the protein MYKLILNLLLLNVTFINYSFSQNVKLINAFPGITFNKPIEFITTNDGTNRIFIVEQGGVIYTIDRNNSKYNKIKFLDVSTKVISGGELGLLGFALDPKFNNNGYFYINYTARNPLRTIVSRFNLDLKKEKVDYKSEFKIIEISQPFKNHNGGCIRFGFDNYLYIATGDGGSGGDPNNNAQNFNSLLGKLLRIDVHNQSEGKNYSIPNDNPYINKLKARPEIYALGFRNPWKFYIDFKTKKIWLGDVGQEKYEEIDLVEKGGNYGWRIMEGKSVYKKNNSNIENIIPPIWDYSHKIGVCVTGGLVYYGKEIETLFGLYLFADYGTGKLWSLKINFENKVSVNLLLDTDLMIAAFGEDNYENLYLCSFDGIIYKIVKE; this is encoded by the coding sequence ATGTATAAATTGATTCTTAATTTACTTTTATTAAATGTAACTTTTATTAATTATAGTTTTTCACAAAATGTAAAACTAATAAATGCATTTCCAGGTATTACTTTTAATAAACCGATTGAGTTTATTACCACGAATGATGGTACTAATAGAATTTTTATTGTTGAACAAGGGGGAGTGATTTATACTATTGATAGAAATAATAGTAAATACAATAAAATCAAATTTTTAGATGTTTCTACAAAAGTCATATCTGGTGGAGAGTTAGGTTTGTTGGGCTTTGCATTAGATCCAAAATTTAATAATAATGGATATTTTTATATAAACTATACTGCAAGAAATCCATTAAGAACTATTGTATCAAGGTTTAATTTAGACTTAAAAAAAGAAAAAGTTGATTATAAAAGTGAATTTAAAATAATAGAAATTTCACAACCTTTTAAAAACCACAATGGTGGTTGCATCAGGTTTGGATTTGATAATTATTTATACATTGCAACTGGCGATGGAGGCTCTGGTGGTGATCCAAATAACAATGCTCAAAATTTTAATTCATTACTTGGCAAACTGCTCAGAATTGATGTTCATAATCAATCTGAAGGAAAAAATTATTCAATTCCAAATGATAATCCATACATTAATAAACTAAAAGCAAGACCAGAAATTTATGCATTAGGGTTTAGAAACCCTTGGAAATTTTATATAGATTTCAAAACCAAAAAAATATGGCTTGGAGATGTTGGGCAGGAAAAATATGAAGAAATTGACTTAGTTGAAAAAGGGGGGAATTATGGTTGGAGAATTATGGAGGGGAAAAGTGTTTATAAAAAAAATAATAGTAATATCGAAAATATTATACCTCCAATTTGGGACTACTCTCACAAAATTGGAGTATGTGTAACTGGCGGATTGGTATACTATGGTAAAGAAATTGAAACTCTATTCGGTTTATATCTATTTGCAGATTATGGAACCGGAAAATTGTGGTCGCTTAAAATAAACTTTGAAAACAAAGTTTCAGTTAATTTGCTACTTGATACTGATTTGATGATTGCAGCTTTTGGAGAGGATAATTATGAAAATTTATATTTGTGTTCTTTTGATGGAATAATTTATAAAATTGTTAAAGAATAA
- a CDS encoding 3-oxoacyl-ACP reductase FabG: protein MNKLEGRVAIITGAAVGNGQAFCQRLAQEGATVVIADIADAEEAIEKVKSIGGNIIALRTDVTDEIQTQELARKTIERFGRIDILVNNVGLYHEEPFELISYKEWKRMLEVNLDGLFLTTKAVLPQMKQQGYGRIIALSSDTVWLGTPYLVHYVTSKMGVIGFVRSLASEVGKYGVTVNAITVGLTATQRPSNEKLVGSILEHLLPQQAIHRSDEPEDIAEVVAFLASEVSSIITGQTINVDGGIARH from the coding sequence TTGAATAAATTAGAAGGAAGGGTTGCTATTATAACAGGTGCAGCAGTTGGAAATGGTCAAGCATTTTGCCAGAGATTAGCTCAAGAAGGTGCTACAGTAGTTATTGCAGATATTGCAGACGCTGAAGAAGCAATTGAAAAAGTTAAATCAATTGGTGGAAATATTATTGCATTAAGAACTGATGTAACTGATGAAATTCAAACTCAAGAACTTGCGAGAAAAACAATTGAACGCTTTGGCAGAATTGATATACTTGTAAATAATGTTGGTTTGTATCATGAAGAACCGTTTGAATTAATTTCTTACAAAGAATGGAAAAGAATGTTAGAAGTAAATTTAGATGGATTATTTTTAACAACTAAAGCAGTTTTACCACAAATGAAACAACAAGGCTATGGAAGAATTATAGCTTTAAGTAGCGATACAGTTTGGTTAGGTACTCCATATCTAGTTCATTATGTAACTTCTAAAATGGGGGTTATTGGATTTGTTAGATCTTTAGCAAGTGAAGTTGGGAAATATGGTGTTACAGTGAATGCAATTACAGTAGGTTTAACAGCAACTCAAAGACCATCAAATGAAAAACTTGTAGGTTCTATTTTGGAGCATTTACTACCTCAACAAGCAATTCATAGAAGTGATGAACCAGAAGACATTGCGGAAGTAGTTGCATTTTTAGCTTCTGAAGTTTCATCTATTATTACTGGTCAAACCATTAATGTTGATGGAGGAATTGCAAGACATTAA
- a CDS encoding T9SS type A sorting domain-containing protein, with protein MNNIFKWSIILYIITFYFCLNLEAQTPSLFFKDGNAVVTHFSGENLLPNPNGYVLKIIETKNATFQKKGENWSAPAFDKPSWRASTLGEIFGICIDSSKNIYVTSTSIYGKAPLGIGGPGAVYKIDAITGEPSVFVKLPNRIDDNWKHYPNLGNICFDIKLNRFYVSNFEDGKIYCLNFNGSINSIFDPFKLDDNQPGFAPLGERIWGLGVNNGRLYYGRYISDRVRFDSLNQIWSVQINSQGFVLNSNFLELILPSDGYAFDGNLNKIFFNSPPSDIEFSFDGKYMLVAGRTMSNDMIDNQSSKDPVTQINPFAHFSNLREFNSLSGLSNSWNSINSKIIPIGYKSELERSNCSGGCDYSFFPIDNGNFNVRDSFVWSTGDALHFTPLPDLIYGLQGTPRNDYENAFVNSVLIDVDNDLVSYDKAMIGDVDIFKPNPNNDCIYLSKYSINFNTQYCFGNDSQKLEIYNCGSDTLKINLYIKSGLFFSLGPDTNFTININETKYINVNFNPNAINIYNDTLVMVTNSKTNPIINIPLNGKLFEKKLNLISSKSIYNFGICDIGKFIIDSVKLYNKNDYPIKLIYQNTNPNFIFSEGIDTINIKKFDSQFVKIKFIPTSCYQDSSKIFIYNVNCPDTLTITAFGEGNSLNSVFTIGTNSKIIHGDYYNNLLIPIILTSDNITNDEVKKIETTVKFKSNLLYPEQLISKDTQRIKVVELNRFIDGDYMNIRFELNIKYLNFQLDSTGKLIVNNDTLAFLELTPFQSDDSTSEIIFESVNSFPCQVLKQTRNGFLKVIIRDCNLKDRQIELFEIPEIESIQPNPTNDKVLLKLSYNKLENSYLRLYNVNGKLVKKITFNKNSNSNIVEYELCLQDESNGIYTLIFASNSGSSVKNIIVNK; from the coding sequence ATGAATAATATTTTTAAATGGAGTATAATTCTATATATAATTACATTTTATTTTTGTTTAAATTTAGAAGCACAAACACCATCCCTTTTTTTTAAAGATGGGAATGCAGTTGTTACTCATTTCTCAGGTGAGAATCTATTACCAAATCCTAATGGTTATGTGTTAAAAATAATCGAAACTAAAAATGCAACATTCCAAAAAAAAGGAGAGAATTGGAGTGCTCCAGCGTTTGATAAACCAAGTTGGAGGGCATCAACTTTAGGTGAAATATTTGGTATTTGTATAGATTCCTCTAAAAATATTTATGTTACATCAACTTCAATTTATGGGAAAGCTCCTCTTGGAATTGGTGGTCCAGGGGCAGTTTATAAAATTGATGCAATAACTGGCGAACCATCTGTATTTGTAAAATTACCAAACAGAATTGATGATAATTGGAAACATTATCCAAACTTAGGGAACATATGTTTTGATATAAAATTAAATAGATTTTATGTTTCAAATTTTGAAGATGGAAAAATATATTGTTTGAATTTTAATGGTTCTATTAATTCAATTTTTGATCCATTTAAATTAGATGATAATCAACCTGGGTTTGCACCCTTAGGTGAAAGAATTTGGGGCTTAGGTGTGAACAATGGAAGACTTTATTATGGTCGCTATATTTCAGATAGAGTTAGGTTTGATTCATTGAATCAAATATGGTCAGTTCAAATTAATTCTCAAGGGTTTGTTTTAAATTCAAATTTTCTTGAATTAATTTTACCAAGTGATGGATATGCTTTTGATGGTAATTTAAACAAGATATTTTTTAACTCACCTCCGTCTGATATAGAATTTTCATTCGATGGAAAATACATGTTAGTTGCAGGAAGAACAATGAGTAATGATATGATTGATAACCAATCTAGTAAAGATCCAGTTACTCAAATTAATCCTTTTGCTCACTTTTCTAATCTACGAGAATTCAATTCTTTATCTGGTTTGTCTAACAGTTGGAATTCTATAAATAGTAAAATTATTCCAATTGGTTATAAATCTGAACTTGAAAGAAGCAATTGTTCAGGTGGGTGCGATTATAGCTTCTTTCCAATTGATAATGGCAATTTTAATGTTCGAGATTCATTTGTTTGGAGTACTGGTGATGCACTTCATTTTACTCCTCTACCTGACCTAATATATGGTTTGCAAGGCACACCAAGAAATGATTATGAAAATGCATTTGTTAATTCAGTGTTAATTGATGTTGATAATGATTTGGTTTCTTACGACAAAGCAATGATAGGAGATGTAGATATTTTTAAACCTAATCCTAATAATGATTGTATTTATTTAAGTAAATATTCTATTAACTTTAATACACAATATTGTTTTGGAAATGACTCTCAAAAACTAGAAATATATAATTGTGGTTCAGACACTTTAAAAATTAATCTTTATATAAAATCTGGTTTATTTTTTAGTCTTGGTCCTGATACTAATTTTACAATAAATATAAATGAAACTAAATACATCAATGTAAACTTTAACCCAAATGCTATAAATATTTATAATGATACTTTAGTTATGGTAACTAATTCTAAAACTAATCCTATAATTAACATTCCATTAAATGGTAAATTATTTGAGAAGAAATTAAACCTTATCTCTTCAAAATCTATATATAACTTTGGAATTTGCGATATAGGAAAATTTATTATTGACAGCGTAAAATTATATAATAAAAATGATTATCCCATAAAGTTAATATATCAAAACACAAATCCAAATTTCATTTTTTCTGAAGGGATTGATACAATTAATATTAAAAAATTTGATTCCCAATTTGTTAAAATAAAATTCATTCCAACATCTTGTTACCAGGATTCTTCAAAAATATTTATTTATAATGTAAACTGTCCTGATACATTAACCATTACTGCTTTTGGTGAAGGTAATTCTTTGAATTCGGTTTTTACAATTGGTACTAATTCTAAGATTATACATGGTGATTATTATAATAATTTATTAATTCCAATCATTTTAACTAGTGACAATATTACTAATGACGAAGTAAAAAAAATAGAAACAACTGTTAAATTTAAATCTAATTTATTATACCCAGAACAATTGATTTCAAAAGATACTCAAAGAATAAAAGTTGTTGAATTAAATAGATTTATTGATGGCGATTATATGAATATTAGGTTTGAGTTGAATATAAAATATTTAAACTTTCAATTAGACTCAACAGGAAAATTAATAGTAAATAATGACACATTAGCATTTTTGGAATTAACTCCGTTTCAATCTGATGATTCAACTTCTGAAATAATTTTCGAATCAGTGAACAGCTTTCCATGTCAAGTTTTAAAACAAACTCGTAACGGATTCTTAAAAGTAATTATACGTGATTGTAATTTAAAAGACAGACAAATAGAATTATTTGAAATACCTGAAATTGAATCAATCCAACCAAACCCAACTAATGATAAAGTTCTTTTAAAATTGTCTTACAACAAGCTTGAAAACTCCTATTTAAGACTATACAATGTAAATGGTAAATTAGTTAAAAAAATTACTTTTAATAAAAATTCAAATAGTAATATTGTTGAATATGAGTTATGCTTACAAGACGAATCTAATGGGATTTATACATTAATTTTCGCTTCAAATTCTGGAAGTTCTGTCAAAAATATAATTGTTAACAAGTAA
- a CDS encoding DUF1501 domain-containing protein: MKRRNFIQSAGALSVPLIFGGLQITAYGKQSKFTSLLSQAQNTDRVLVLIQLGGGNDGLNTVIPLDNYNLYNNARSNIAIAENQVLKLTNSTGINPAMTHLQSMYNEQKVRLVQSVGYPNPNFSHFRSTDIWLTGADYDSYVTTGWLGRELHEEFPLYPSGFPNSTMPHPPAIQVGSTISIAFDGPTSNMGMAWGDAGSYYNTSKDNFVPTNNPRAGKELDYVRRVSDQVEKFVTPVRDIVTKTTTKSKLFPADKLNPLADQLKVVAKMITGGMKTRVYHVSMTGFDTHSGQNSGTLSHPILLGQLSQAIQAFQDEIKIAKMEDKVIGMTFSEFGRRIKSNSSAGTDHGAAAPLFVFGTNVVPGVLGKSPIIPSKPTEDDNVEMQYDFRSIYASLLKDWFCVDNDVMKKVLFDQYPILPIIKGGSTDAKDSNSSSEIQLSQNFPNPFSSKTIIRLNCNNSFVSLKVYDLKGVEVDTLIDKSLPQGSHEIVYDGSNLPQGKYFIVLINNNVKSTKEMVKI; the protein is encoded by the coding sequence ATGAAAAGAAGAAATTTTATACAATCAGCAGGAGCTTTATCAGTTCCTCTAATTTTTGGTGGATTACAAATAACAGCTTACGGTAAACAAAGTAAATTTACAAGTTTACTTTCACAAGCTCAAAATACAGATAGGGTATTGGTACTTATACAACTTGGTGGTGGAAATGATGGATTAAATACAGTGATTCCATTAGATAATTATAATTTATACAACAATGCAAGAAGCAACATAGCAATTGCAGAAAATCAAGTTTTAAAGCTTACAAATTCAACTGGTATAAATCCTGCAATGACCCATTTACAATCAATGTATAATGAACAAAAAGTAAGATTAGTTCAGAGTGTTGGATATCCTAATCCAAATTTCTCACATTTTAGATCAACTGATATTTGGTTAACTGGAGCTGATTATGATTCATATGTAACAACTGGTTGGTTAGGTCGTGAGCTTCATGAAGAGTTTCCATTGTATCCATCTGGTTTCCCAAATAGTACTATGCCTCATCCTCCAGCAATTCAAGTTGGTTCCACTATAAGTATTGCATTTGATGGTCCAACCTCAAACATGGGAATGGCATGGGGTGATGCTGGGAGTTATTATAATACATCAAAAGACAATTTTGTTCCAACCAATAATCCAAGGGCTGGAAAAGAACTTGATTATGTAAGAAGAGTTTCTGACCAAGTAGAAAAATTTGTTACTCCAGTTCGGGATATAGTAACAAAAACTACAACTAAGTCAAAATTGTTTCCTGCTGATAAATTAAATCCTTTAGCTGACCAGCTAAAAGTTGTTGCAAAAATGATAACTGGTGGAATGAAAACTAGAGTTTACCATGTATCTATGACTGGCTTTGATACTCATTCAGGGCAGAATAGTGGTACCCTTTCTCATCCAATTTTATTAGGTCAACTTTCACAAGCAATACAAGCATTTCAAGACGAAATTAAAATTGCAAAAATGGAAGATAAAGTAATTGGAATGACATTCTCTGAATTTGGCAGAAGAATTAAATCCAATTCTAGTGCTGGAACTGACCATGGTGCAGCTGCACCATTGTTTGTATTTGGAACTAATGTTGTGCCAGGAGTTTTAGGTAAAAGTCCTATAATTCCAAGCAAACCAACAGAAGATGATAATGTTGAAATGCAATATGATTTTAGAAGTATTTATGCTTCATTACTCAAGGATTGGTTCTGTGTAGATAATGATGTTATGAAAAAAGTTCTGTTTGATCAGTATCCAATTCTACCAATTATTAAAGGAGGCTCAACTGATGCAAAAGACTCAAATAGCTCAAGTGAAATTCAACTTTCACAAAATTTCCCAAATCCATTTTCATCTAAAACAATAATTAGGTTAAACTGTAATAATTCCTTTGTCTCATTAAAAGTTTATGATTTAAAAGGAGTTGAAGTTGATACATTAATTGATAAATCATTACCACAAGGTTCACATGAAATTGTTTATGATGGATCTAACTTACCTCAAGGAAAATATTTTATCGTACTTATTAATAATAATGTAAAATCTACCAAAGAGATGGTTAAAATATAG
- a CDS encoding DUF1800 domain-containing protein, translating to MNRRNFLQGHSSPDKIRNSTSGNRTIPLSSAGLEEYSGVWGFEQAAHLLRRTTFNSRRKDVEMLKQKSMSLAVDYLLADSPLPQPPLVFFQNDNAKQGETWVNSQFNSVTDNSRLESLAGWWVNLMRDTTTAAREKMVLFLNNHFVSTASGVKDSRLLYKQNSLIREMAFGNFKDLAKKITLDPGMLRFLNGNTNTKQDTNENYGRELQELFTIGKGKEITKGNYTTYTESDVQAAARVLTGWSDDSDKQTYAFSDRNHDTTDKQFSSNYGSVIIKGRTGIDGAMSELDDLINMIFNQEATSKNICRELYKWYVDYIIDETIEENVIKPMATILRSNNYNVKPALLALLKSAHFFDSSRFGSMIKPPIDFVLSTFNTLLASLPKPTSVTDLVRVYYGAIGQRRLLNSLQQTLFGQLNVAGWEAYHQEPDYYEFWINTDTLQKRVKYLNELAVLGYQSPESRELAYADVFALAEETSDPSDPNKLVNEWVMLLFAFKVSSEFKDMLKGVLLNNLPDYEWTVEWLDYKSSPTDANKKTAIEKKLRALLKQILVSPEFQLM from the coding sequence ATGAATCGAAGGAACTTTTTACAGGGCCATAGTTCTCCAGACAAAATCAGAAATAGTACATCCGGAAATAGAACAATTCCACTATCATCTGCAGGGTTAGAGGAATATTCTGGAGTTTGGGGTTTTGAACAAGCAGCACATTTATTGAGAAGAACAACATTTAATTCAAGAAGAAAAGATGTTGAAATGCTTAAACAAAAATCAATGTCACTTGCTGTTGATTATCTTTTAGCAGATTCACCATTACCACAACCGCCATTAGTATTTTTCCAAAATGATAATGCAAAACAAGGTGAAACTTGGGTAAATTCTCAATTCAATTCAGTAACTGATAATAGTAGATTAGAATCATTAGCTGGATGGTGGGTTAATTTAATGAGAGATACAACAACAGCTGCAAGGGAAAAAATGGTTTTATTTTTAAATAACCATTTTGTATCAACGGCATCAGGTGTTAAAGATTCAAGGCTTTTATACAAGCAAAATTCATTAATAAGAGAGATGGCATTTGGTAATTTTAAAGATTTGGCTAAAAAAATTACCTTAGATCCAGGTATGCTTAGATTCTTAAATGGGAATACAAATACCAAACAAGATACTAACGAGAATTATGGTAGAGAGTTGCAAGAATTATTTACAATTGGGAAAGGAAAAGAAATAACAAAAGGAAATTATACAACTTATACAGAATCTGATGTTCAAGCAGCTGCAAGAGTTCTAACTGGTTGGAGTGATGATAGTGACAAACAAACATACGCCTTTAGTGATAGGAACCATGATACTACTGATAAACAATTTTCATCAAATTATGGTAGTGTAATTATAAAAGGTAGAACTGGAATTGATGGTGCAATGAGTGAATTAGATGATTTGATAAATATGATTTTTAATCAAGAGGCAACTTCAAAAAATATATGTAGAGAGCTTTACAAATGGTATGTAGATTATATTATTGATGAAACAATCGAAGAGAATGTTATTAAACCTATGGCGACAATTTTAAGATCAAATAACTATAATGTAAAACCAGCATTATTAGCACTACTTAAGAGTGCACATTTCTTTGATTCATCACGTTTTGGAAGTATGATTAAACCTCCAATCGATTTTGTTCTAAGCACTTTCAATACTTTGTTAGCTTCTTTACCAAAACCTACAAGTGTAACAGATTTAGTAAGAGTTTATTATGGTGCAATTGGACAGAGAAGATTATTAAATTCTTTACAGCAAACCCTGTTTGGTCAGTTAAACGTTGCAGGATGGGAAGCTTACCACCAAGAACCTGACTATTATGAATTTTGGATTAACACAGATACATTACAAAAAAGAGTTAAGTATTTGAATGAACTTGCAGTGTTAGGTTATCAATCACCTGAATCAAGGGAACTAGCTTATGCAGATGTTTTTGCTTTGGCTGAAGAAACTTCTGATCCAAGCGATCCAAATAAATTAGTTAATGAATGGGTTATGCTTTTATTTGCTTTTAAGGTATCTAGCGAATTTAAAGATATGTTAAAAGGTGTTCTTTTAAACAATTTACCTGACTATGAATGGACAGTTGAATGGTTAGATTACAAGTCTTCCCCAACTGATGCAAATAAAAAAACAGCAATTGAGAAAAAACTAAGAGCATTGCTAAAACAGATATTGGTATCTCCTGAGTTTCAATTAATGTAA